DNA from Roseomonas gilardii subsp. gilardii:
GCAGGGATCGGCGACACCGCCCCGCCTCGTCGTGCTGCGCTGGCCCGGCGAACCGGGCCTTGCCCCCGTGGTCTTTGTCGGCAAGGGCATCACCTTCGACACCGGCGGCATCTCCATCAAGCCCGCCGCCAGGATGGAGGAGATGCGCGCCGACATGGCCGGCGCCGCCGCCTGCGCCGGGGCCATGCTGGCCCTCGCCGCGCGGGGCAGCCGCACCCCCGCCGCCGCCGTGCTGGCCCTGGCGGAGAACGCGGTGGGCGCCGCCTCCTTCCGCCCCGGCGACGTGGTCCGCACCTTGTCCGGCCGCACGGTGGAGGTGGTGGATACGGATGCCGAGGGCCGCATGGTCCTGGCCGATGCGCTGTCCCACGCGGTCTCGGCGCTGCGGCCGCGCGCCGTCATCGACCTTGCCACGCTGACCGGCAGCATCGTCACCGCGCTCGGCCATCACCGCGCCGGGCTGTTCGGCAACGACGATACCCTGCGCGATGCGGTGCTGGCGGCGGGCGAGGCGGTGGGCGAGCCGCTCTGGCCCATGCCGATCGGCGCGGCGCATCGCGAGGATCTGAAAAGCGACATCGCCGACCTGCGCCAGTGCTGGCCCGGGGGCACGGGGCGGCGCGGCATCCCCGATGCCTGCCATGCCGCCGCCTTCCTGCGCGAATTCATCGGCACGGATGCGGAGGCACCGAACGGAGCGATCCCTGGCGCGATCCCTGGCGCGATCCCCTGGGCGCATCTCGACATCGCTGGAGTGGAGAGCCGGGAGGAGGATGGCCCCCTGGGCCCCAAGGGACCGAGCGGCTATGGCGTGCGCCTGCTCGACCGCCTGGTGCGGGATCACTTCGAACCCCGGCGGAAACGGCGTGGCTGAGATCGGCTTCTATCACCTGACGCGCACCCCCTTGGCCCAGGCCCTGCCGCGCCTGCTCGGCCGTGTGCTGGAAAGCGGCGGCCGTGCCGTCGTGCTCTGCGGCGGCCCGGAGCGGCTGGCGGCGCTGGACGCCTCGCTCTGGCTCAGCACCGATCCCGACTGGCTGCCGCATGGCACGCCCGCGGTGGGCCATGCCGAATTGCAGCCGATCTGGCTGACCACGGAGGACGAGGCACCCAACGGGGCCCGCTTCCTCTTTTTGGTGGATGGGGCGGAAAGTGCCCGGCTGGATCGCTTCGACCGGGTGCTCGACCTCTTCGACGGCAATGACGCGGAGGCCACCGAGGCCGCCCGCGACCGCTGGTGCCGGGCCAAGGCCGCCGGCCATGCTGACCTATTGGCAACAGGGACCGCGCGGCTGGGAGAAGAAGGCAGGCTGAACGTCCGCCCGGCGGAACCCTTCAGCGCCCCAGCGCGAAATCCAGGCCGAGACGGATGGCCGGGTCCACCACCGACTGGTGGGTTTCGCCGGGAAAGAGATGGAAGGCGACCTCGGGACCGGCGGGCCCCAGTTTCGCGAGCCGTTCCACGAGGTCTCGCGCCCGGTCCACCTGCCGGGCGATGCGGGCCCGTTCCGTGATCGGCGCCGGGGGGCGCGGCTGCTCCAGCTCGCCGACCGTGACCAGCAGCCGCAGCCGGGGCGCGATCTCCGGCGGGGCGGCCTCGAAGCCGGCCTCCGCCGGCAGGACCGCACCCTGGCCATAGCCGATCGAGGGGCTGGCCGCGACATGATTGCGGAACAGGCCGGGCTGGCGGAACAGCGTGTGGAGCACGAAGAGGCCGCCATAGGAATGGCCGAAAAGACCGATCGGCCGGGTCCAGCCTCGCTTCCCGCTCCAGGCGCGGCAGCAGCTCGTCCTGGACGAAGGCCAGAAAGGCCGGGGCGCCGCCTTCCCCCGGGATCGGGGGCGTGGCCGGCACGGTGTAGTCGAGCTCCCGCCGGTTCTCGCCCGGGTAGCCGATGGCGGCGATCACGGCGCTGTCGCCACGGGCCTCCAGCGCGGCCACGGCGGGCTCGAAATGCCCGTCGCCGTCGAGCAGCAGGAAAAGCGGGAAGCCCTGTGGCGGTGGCGGGGCGGCGGGTTCGGCCAAATAGATCCGGTAGGGGCGGCTGGCCTCGCCGCCCGCCAGCATTTCCCACTGTCGGCGCCGGAGAGGGGGCGCCACCGTTTCTCCCGGCTGGCCCGCCGCGATCACCATGCCGGATGCCCCCGCCGCCAGGAGAGCGCGTCGCCGCATCGATGGCCTCCTTCGCGGGTACGGCACCGGCTGGGGCCAGCCCGCCGCCTGTCCTGATCCGCCCGTGTCATGCCCCAGCCCATCCGTGGCGCAAAGACACAAGCCCGGGTACCCCAGGCCAGGCCCTTGACCACGCTGGATTTCCCGATCTCGTGTCGGGAGGATTTTCCCAAAACCGTCTCTCCTTTCAAACCCGGTGCTTCCAGCCGCGTCTTAACATCGAGCTTTAACCGGAACGGCGAGGGAGGCAGAGATGATGGCAATCCGGCGGATCGCGGGCATCGCCCTGCTGGGCCTCAACTTGCTGGGAGGGCCGCTCGCCGCTCCAGCGCTGGCGGACCGGCCGCAGATCGACCGCTCCGGGCGGGAGACCGACATGCAGCTCCTCGTGCGGGACCCTTCCGGCAAGGGCGCGGGGCGCGTCGGGCGCGGCAGCTACGATCTCGCTGGTGATCTGGCCCTCAGCAACAGCCTGCCGGCCGGCAGCACGCTGCGGGTGACCAATCCCGCCAATGGCCGCTGGGCCATGGTGCGTGTCGGACAGCAGGGCGAGCCCCGCGGCGCGGAGCAGCCGACCCTCGTGGTGGGTCCGCGCGTGGCGGCGCTGCTCGGCCTGCCGCCCGATGGCACGGCCGGGACGGTGCGCGTGGCGCCGCTGGCCGTGCCTCAGGCCGACGGCACCGTCCGGCTGGGCGAGGGGACGGGAATGCCCGGCCAGCGGGCGGTGATCGTGCATCCGGAACGCGGGTAGAGGCATCGCCTCCACGGGCGTGTCTGCGGGAGCCGGTGTCAGGCGCGGGGCGCGGTATCCGGCAGCGGACGATGCCAGCCATAGGCGGTTTCAGGGACGGCATGGCCGGACAGTTGGGCCTGCCGCTCCAGCACCGGCGTTCCGCCGAGCCGCGCGTAGAAATCCCGGGCCTGCCGGTTGGTGCTCAGCACCCAGAGCGCGAAAGGCGTCAGTGCCATCCCTTCCAGCGCCTGGGCCATCCGCCGCAGCATCCGGCCGCCATGGCCAAGGCCCTGCCCGGCGCGCAACAGGTAGAGGGCAGTGACCTCGCCGGGAAAGCCCGCCGCCCGCAGATCCACGTCCCGTTGCGGGCCGCAGGCGCCGAAGCCGAGGAGGGGAGCACCGGGCGCTTCCTGCACCACGAAGACCGGACGCGGCGCGGCGCCGGCCAGCACCTCGCGCCACACCGCTTCGCCGCGCTCCACCGTCCGCGCGGCGATCAC
Protein-coding regions in this window:
- a CDS encoding leucyl aminopeptidase family protein; this encodes MLRIGFHREAAAGLPRLLPLHPGVPHAHEAGARASGFAGAAGEVVSLLPDGPVLVGLGPAAVAGGSERPWVEAGGHAVVALQRALPGARHAVLDARRLEPRLAAALAAGATLRGWRFEALRHAPPEDEAAGRLEALDILADDPALALLAWEEQEPSVRGALFARDLVAEPGNRLNPREFARRLEALSAEGLQVEVWRRKALEKAGFGALLAVGQGSATPPRLVVLRWPGEPGLAPVVFVGKGITFDTGGISIKPAARMEEMRADMAGAAACAGAMLALAARGSRTPAAAVLALAENAVGAASFRPGDVVRTLSGRTVEVVDTDAEGRMVLADALSHAVSALRPRAVIDLATLTGSIVTALGHHRAGLFGNDDTLRDAVLAAGEAVGEPLWPMPIGAAHREDLKSDIADLRQCWPGGTGRRGIPDACHAAAFLREFIGTDAEAPNGAIPGAIPGAIPWAHLDIAGVESREEDGPLGPKGPSGYGVRLLDRLVRDHFEPRRKRRG
- a CDS encoding septal ring lytic transglycosylase RlpA family protein, with amino-acid sequence MMAIRRIAGIALLGLNLLGGPLAAPALADRPQIDRSGRETDMQLLVRDPSGKGAGRVGRGSYDLAGDLALSNSLPAGSTLRVTNPANGRWAMVRVGQQGEPRGAEQPTLVVGPRVAALLGLPPDGTAGTVRVAPLAVPQADGTVRLGEGTGMPGQRAVIVHPERG
- a CDS encoding GNAT family N-acetyltransferase encodes the protein MSAIRRAHPGEARRIAELHAAAWRETYPGLLPEAVIAARTVERGEAVWREVLAGAAPRPVFVVQEAPGAPLLGFGACGPQRDVDLRAAGFPGEVTALYLLRAGQGLGHGGRMLRRMAQALEGMALTPFALWVLSTNRQARDFYARLGGTPVLERQAQLSGHAVPETAYGWHRPLPDTAPRA